In a genomic window of Melanotaenia boesemani isolate fMelBoe1 chromosome 1, fMelBoe1.pri, whole genome shotgun sequence:
- the bbs4 gene encoding Bardet-Biedl syndrome 4 protein — protein MADEEKTTALPVSSEAKKRRAPKAPDLPIVERRNWLIHQHYLHKDYETCKVIIKEQLQETNGMCEYAIYVQALILRLEGKIQQSLELFQSCAILNPNSSDNLKQVARSLFLLGKHKAAIEFYHEAARLNEKDWEVSHNLGMCHFFIKDFKNAEEHLNTALQINKHDKTFMMLGKVHLLAGETDKAIDVYKRAVEFSPENTELLTTLGLLYLQLGKYQKAFEHLGNALTFDPNNYKAILAAGSMMQTHGDFDVAMNKYRVAACAVPESPPLWNNIGMCFFGKKKYVAAISCLKRAHYLSPFDWKVLYNLGLVHLTMQQYASAFHFLSAAINLNPRMGEIYMLLAVALTNLEDVENATRAYEQAVNLDESNPLVNLNFAIFLYNHGDKKGALDQYQEMERKVNLLRDTSSNFEFDSELMDMAQKMGAALQVTESLVWIKPGKDSKSKTNSAAAAKTPGAPLGTNQALGQAMSSAASYNKSIHLSTGVSKGPSMAVEAEADVENDASPHTDHPGSPEPKD, from the exons ATGGCCGACGAGGAGAAAACCACAGCG CTCCCAGTTTCTTCTGAAGCCAAGAAACGCCGTGCACCAAAAG CTCCAGATCTTCCTATTGTGGAGAGGAGAAACTGGCTAATCCACCAGCACTATCTCCACAAAGACTATGAGACCTGTAAG GTGATCATTAAAGAACAACTGCAAGAGACCAATGGAATGTGTGAATATGCCATATATGTCCAAG CACTAATCTTGCGTCTTGAGGGCAAGATCCAACAGTCCCTGGAGCTCTTTCAGAGCTGTGCCATCCTTAATCCTAACAGCTCTGACAACCTCAAACAAGTGGCCCGATCACT ATTTCTTCTGGGAAAGCACAAAGCAGCTATTGAATTCTATCATGAAGCTGCAAGACTTAATGAGAAAGACTGG GAGGTCAGTCATAATCTCGGCATGTGCCATTTCTTCATCaaagactttaaaaat GCTGAAGAACATCTCAACACAGCTCTTCagataaataaacatgacaagactTTTATGATGCTTGGGAAGGTTCATTTGCTGGCTGGAGAAACCGACAAGGCCATTGACGTGTATAAGAGAGCAGTGGA attCTCTCCGGAGAACACCGAACTCCTCACCACTCTTGGCCTGCTGTATTTACAG CTTGGGAAATACCAAAAAGCTTTTGAGCACCTTGGAAATGCCCTCACTTTTGATCCAAACAATTATAAG GCCATCCTGGCTGCAGGCAGCATGATGCAAACCCATGGTGACTTTGATGTGGCCATGAACAAGTACAGAGTGGCAGCCTGTGCTGTGCCTGAAAGCCCCCCTCTTTGGAACAACATTGGCATGTGCTtctttggaaaaaagaaatatgtagCT GCCATCAGCTGTCTGAAGCGTGCTCACTACTTGTCTCCTTTTGACTGGAAAGTGTTGTACAACCTGGGTCTGGTACACCTGACCATGCAGCAGTACGCTTCAGCCTTCCACTTCCTCAGCGCAGCCATCAATCTGAACCCACGAATGGGAGAAATCTACATGTTGTTGGCAG TGGCTTTGACCAATTTGGAGGATGTGGAGAACGCCACCAGAGCATATGAACAAGCTGTGAATCTGGATGA ATCCAACCCCCTGGTAAACCTAAACTTTGCAATATTCCTGTATAATCATGGTGACAAGAAGGGAGCTCTTGATCAGTATCAGGAGATGGAAAGGAAAGTCAATCTGCTTCGGGACACCAGTAGCAACTTTGAATTCGATTCCGAG CTGATGGACATGGCTCAGAAGATGGGAGCTGCCCTGCAGGTAACAGAGAGTCTGGTGTGGATTAAACCAGGGAAGGACTCTAAATCCAAAACAAACTCGGcagcagcagccaaaacccccggTGCTCCTCTAGGTACTAACCAAGCCCTGGGTCAAGCCATGTCTTCAGCTGCGAGCTACAACAAGAGTATCCATCTTTCGACAG gaGTTTCCAAAGGACCCTCCATGGCTGTTGAGGCAGAGGCCGATGTAGAGAACGATGCCAGCCCACACACTGACCATCCAGGCTCCCCAGAGCCTAAAGACTGA